CAAGAACAGCACAGGAGAAACACCGTTCAGTTTGGTATACGGTTCAGAGGCGGTAATCCCGGCAGAAATAACCGTCCCAACAGAAAGAGTTCTGCGGTACAGTGAGGGTGAAAATGACAAAAGTTTGCGTACCAATTTGAATTATGCAGAGGAGTGCAGGGAAATGGCCGCAATTCGTAAAGCCACCAAAAAACAACGCATTGCAAAATATTACGACGAGCGCCTAAGGGCAAGAACTTACAAGGTAGGAGATCTTGTGTGGCGTGACAACCAATCGAGCAGGGCCCAAAACACTAGGAAGTTGGGGCCAAACTGGGAGGGACCTTATAAGGTCATTGGGATCAGTAACACTGGAACTTACAAACTGGCAAAGCTTAAGGGTAATCCAATCAAGCGGACCTGGCGTGCTACCGCGCTTAAAAAATGCTACATGTAATATAGAAAATAGTAGAATTGATCACTCACCTACTTTGCCTAGATTTACATGTAATTACTAAACAGCGCGCCTTTGTAGGTCGACCGTGTGCTGCGTTATTGTAAAAATCGTTTTTTGATTATATTAAAGCATTAAGTCATTTTCGGTTATGATTTCATGTACCTCTCGGAGCTGAATAGCTCTATGACTTAAACTACACGCGCACAGTACAATACTAGCGCGTTCCTGCCTACTTAGGGGATGACTTTCTCTAGCTCCCGCGCGGCAGAAGTACAGACTAGACTTTTTTTACCGGAGAGCGACGGTCATTGGGTTGACCTAGTT
This genomic window from Rutidosis leptorrhynchoides isolate AG116_Rl617_1_P2 chromosome 2, CSIRO_AGI_Rlap_v1, whole genome shotgun sequence contains:
- the LOC139890262 gene encoding uncharacterized protein, producing the protein MGGSETPAHLHHKQIRDFFFWESIVCRFDIPNEIVSDNDTQFEGNPFRSWCQDLNIKQRFTSVAHPQANGQCEVTNRDIVHAIKARLGMKRSECVDELPKVLWAHRTTHKNSTGETPFSLVYGSEAVIPAEITVPTERVLRYSEGENDKSLRTNLNYAEECREMAAIRKATKKQRIAKYYDERLRARTYKVGDLVWRDNQSSRAQNTRKLGPNWEGPYKVIGISNTGTYKLAKLKGNPIKRTWRATALKKCYM